A part of Pectobacterium cacticida genomic DNA contains:
- the fabB gene encoding beta-ketoacyl-ACP synthase I, which yields MKRAVITGLGIVSSIGNNQQEVLASLREGRSGITFSQELKDSGMRSHVWGNVKLDTTGLIDRKVVRFMSDASIYAYLSMEQAIQDSGLPDEVYQNNPRVGLIAGSGGSARYQVFGADAMRSPRGLKAVGPYVVTKSMGSAVSACLATPFKIHGVNYSISSACATSAHCIGNAVEQIQMGKQDIVFAGGGEELCWELACEFDAMGALSTKYNETPEKASRTYDADRDGFVIAGGGGMVVVEELEHALARGAHIYAEVVGYGATSDGADMVAPSGEGAVRCMKMAMQDVDTPIDYINTHGTSTPVGDVKELWAIREVFGDKVPPISATKAMTGHSLGAAGVQEAIYSLLMLEHGFIAPSINIDTLDERAEGMNIITEMTERELTTVMSNGFGFGGTNAALVMRKLAI from the coding sequence ATGAAACGTGCAGTGATTACTGGCCTGGGGATCGTATCAAGCATCGGTAATAACCAGCAGGAAGTTCTGGCGTCATTGCGGGAAGGCCGCTCGGGTATTACTTTCTCTCAAGAGCTGAAAGATTCCGGCATGCGTAGTCACGTCTGGGGGAATGTCAAACTGGACACCACGGGCCTCATCGATCGCAAAGTTGTGCGTTTTATGAGTGATGCATCGATTTATGCCTACCTATCCATGGAGCAGGCGATTCAGGATTCCGGGCTTCCTGATGAGGTATACCAGAATAACCCACGTGTTGGCCTCATCGCCGGTTCAGGCGGTTCTGCGCGTTATCAGGTCTTTGGCGCTGACGCGATGCGTAGTCCGCGCGGCCTGAAAGCCGTTGGCCCTTATGTCGTCACCAAATCAATGGGATCTGCCGTTTCCGCCTGTCTGGCGACACCGTTTAAAATTCACGGCGTCAACTATTCAATTAGTTCGGCCTGCGCGACATCCGCGCACTGTATCGGCAATGCGGTTGAGCAGATCCAGATGGGCAAGCAGGATATCGTTTTTGCTGGCGGCGGTGAGGAACTGTGTTGGGAACTGGCCTGTGAGTTTGATGCTATGGGTGCGCTGTCGACCAAATATAATGAAACGCCGGAAAAAGCGTCCCGGACCTATGATGCCGATCGTGATGGTTTCGTGATTGCGGGCGGCGGTGGCATGGTGGTGGTAGAAGAATTGGAGCATGCGCTGGCGCGTGGCGCGCACATTTATGCAGAAGTCGTCGGTTACGGCGCAACCTCTGATGGTGCAGATATGGTTGCCCCATCGGGCGAAGGCGCGGTGCGTTGCATGAAAATGGCGATGCAGGACGTCGATACGCCGATCGATTACATCAACACGCACGGCACCTCTACGCCCGTGGGCGATGTGAAAGAGCTGTGGGCGATTCGTGAAGTCTTCGGCGACAAGGTTCCGCCGATTTCTGCGACCAAGGCGATGACAGGGCATTCGTTGGGGGCGGCTGGCGTTCAGGAAGCCATTTACTCGTTGCTAATGTTAGAGCACGGTTTTATTGCGCCAAGTATTAACATTGACACGCTGGACGAGCGTGCGGAAGGGATGAATATCATTACTGAAATGACCGAACGCGAATTGACGACGGTGATGTCTAACGGGTTTGGTTTCGGTGGCACCAATGCCGCGCTGGTCATGAGAAAACTCGCTATTTAA
- the pdxB gene encoding 4-phosphoerythronate dehydrogenase PdxB — MKILVDENMPYAHALFSRLGEVVSVPGRPLPRELLTGAEALMVRSVTKVNADLLSGSTIKFVGSATAGTDHVDDAWLRANNIAFSAAPGCNAIAVVEYVFSSLLMLAERDGFHLRDKTVGIVGVGNVGRRLNTRLKAWGVKTLLCDPPRADRGDEEDFLPLETLVRDADILTLHTPLYLDGPYRTHHLVDAAVLEALTDGRILINACRGPVVDNNALLAALQQGKKLSVILDVWEPEPALSTELLSRVDIGTAHIAGYTLEGKARGTTQVFEAWSEFIGMPQRVALASLLPKPDYAEVMLTAPVDEALLKRLVHLVYDVRRDDAQLRRVAHLAGEFDRLRKHYQERREWSSLHVVCADADSAACLNALGFTASVRDVR; from the coding sequence ATGAAGATTCTGGTTGATGAGAATATGCCCTACGCCCACGCGCTGTTCAGCCGTCTTGGTGAGGTGGTGAGCGTGCCGGGGCGACCGTTGCCGCGCGAACTCTTGACTGGTGCTGAGGCATTAATGGTGCGCTCGGTAACAAAAGTGAACGCCGATCTGCTGTCTGGCTCGACGATCAAGTTTGTCGGTAGCGCGACGGCAGGCACCGACCATGTCGATGACGCCTGGCTCCGTGCCAATAATATTGCGTTTTCCGCGGCCCCGGGCTGCAATGCCATTGCCGTGGTTGAATATGTGTTTTCTTCTCTATTGATGTTGGCCGAACGCGATGGCTTTCACCTGCGTGATAAAACGGTCGGCATCGTCGGCGTGGGGAATGTTGGTCGGCGTCTGAATACGCGCTTGAAAGCGTGGGGCGTGAAAACGCTGCTGTGCGATCCGCCGCGCGCCGATCGTGGTGATGAGGAGGATTTCTTACCGCTGGAGACCTTGGTGCGCGATGCTGACATCTTGACGCTGCACACACCGCTGTATCTCGACGGCCCCTATCGCACTCATCATTTAGTCGATGCCGCTGTACTGGAAGCGCTGACGGACGGTCGGATTCTGATTAACGCCTGTCGTGGCCCGGTGGTGGACAATAATGCGCTACTGGCCGCGCTGCAACAGGGTAAGAAGCTTAGCGTTATTCTCGATGTATGGGAACCGGAACCGGCACTGTCGACGGAACTGCTGTCTCGCGTCGATATTGGTACGGCGCATATTGCCGGTTATACCCTGGAAGGGAAAGCGCGCGGTACGACGCAGGTGTTTGAAGCCTGGAGCGAGTTTATCGGTATGCCGCAGCGGGTAGCGCTTGCGTCGCTATTACCCAAGCCAGACTACGCCGAAGTGATGTTGACCGCGCCAGTGGATGAAGCGTTGCTCAAACGTCTGGTACATCTGGTGTATGATGTGCGCCGGGACGATGCGCAGTTGCGCCGTGTCGCGCATTTGGCCGGGGAATTCGACCGCCTGCGTAAGCATTATCAGGAGCGACGTGAATGGTCATCGCTCCATGTCGTCTGCGCCGATGCCGATAGCGCAGCGTGTCTGAACGCGCTCGGATTCACAGCTTCAGTACGGGACGTACGCTAG
- a CDS encoding YfcL family protein translates to MIVEFETRILALIDDMVEHASDDELFAGGYLRGHLTASVAAAEADGEYTLEALYTRVSDSIKNAIKNELSPPDQILVHGMWERLFEQAQRSTH, encoded by the coding sequence ATGATCGTAGAATTTGAAACGCGCATCTTGGCGCTAATTGATGACATGGTAGAGCACGCCAGCGATGATGAATTGTTTGCTGGCGGCTATTTACGTGGACATCTGACGGCGTCGGTCGCGGCAGCGGAAGCGGACGGAGAATATACGCTTGAAGCGCTGTATACGCGCGTGAGCGACAGTATTAAAAATGCCATCAAAAATGAACTGTCACCACCGGATCAGATTTTGGTTCACGGAATGTGGGAACGGTTGTTCGAACAGGCGCAAAGGAGTACACACTAA
- a CDS encoding aspartate-semialdehyde dehydrogenase, with protein sequence MSDGWNIALLGATGAVGTALLELLQEREFPVGELYLLASERSAGETLRFNGKSYLVSDAANFDWSQAQLAFFVAGQEASARYAEEAGDAGCLVIDSSGLFALEPDVPLVVPGVNAHTLADYRNRNIIAVADSLTSQLLTAIKPLTDGAGLSRLHVVNMLSVSAHGKAAIDDLAGQSARLLNGIPPEGGIFPKQLAFNLLPLLPDEAGSVREERRLVEQVRKVLQDDGLPISVTCIQSPVFYGHAQVVHLEALRPLSAEEARDELLNAGNIQVSDEQDYPTQVGDASGNGQLSVGCLRNDYGIPELLQFWSVADNARFGGAQMAVETAEHLVREYLG encoded by the coding sequence ATGTCTGACGGCTGGAATATTGCCCTGCTGGGCGCGACGGGCGCAGTAGGCACGGCGTTACTGGAGTTACTACAGGAACGTGAATTTCCTGTGGGCGAACTGTATCTGCTAGCCAGCGAACGTAGCGCGGGTGAAACCCTACGCTTTAACGGCAAGTCCTACCTGGTCAGCGATGCCGCAAATTTTGATTGGTCACAGGCGCAGTTGGCTTTTTTTGTCGCCGGGCAGGAGGCTAGCGCGCGCTATGCGGAAGAAGCCGGGGACGCGGGTTGTTTGGTGATTGACAGTAGTGGCCTGTTCGCATTGGAACCCGATGTGCCGTTGGTGGTGCCCGGCGTGAATGCCCACACGCTGGCGGACTATCGTAATCGAAATATTATCGCTGTAGCGGATAGTCTGACCAGCCAATTACTGACCGCGATTAAGCCGCTGACCGACGGTGCCGGGCTGTCGCGCCTGCATGTCGTCAATATGTTGTCCGTTTCCGCGCACGGTAAAGCGGCGATAGACGATCTAGCAGGGCAGAGCGCCCGGTTGCTAAATGGTATCCCGCCCGAAGGCGGCATTTTCCCAAAACAATTAGCGTTCAACCTATTGCCACTACTGCCAGATGAGGCAGGCAGCGTACGTGAAGAACGGCGTCTGGTGGAGCAGGTACGTAAGGTGTTACAGGATGATGGATTACCGATCTCTGTGACCTGTATCCAGTCCCCTGTGTTCTACGGTCACGCTCAGGTTGTTCATCTTGAGGCATTGCGCCCACTGTCTGCGGAAGAAGCGCGTGACGAATTACTTAATGCCGGAAATATTCAGGTTAGCGACGAACAAGATTATCCGACGCAGGTTGGTGATGCTTCCGGAAACGGGCAATTGAGCGTGGGCTGCCTGCGTAATGATTATGGCATCCCTGAATTGCTGCAATTTTGGTCGGTCGCTGATAATGCGCGTTTTGGCGGTGCGCAAATGGCGGTAGAAACGGCTGAGCATTTGGTGCGGGAGTATCTAGGGTAA
- the flk gene encoding flagella biosynthesis regulator Flk produces the protein MQPVSGPGAPAPGERGATTATTSSTLNTAGSAKSDRPLSLAQRTTLENLVLKIATLTTSKAAEVWTTVKHGLGLADNNELLARHYRPAEQILQARLTQAQSNDGRQLVLQRLTEMLTQGNNRQAVSHFIQQQFGSTTLSSLNKTQLQQVVTLLQNGQISQSTVPATTTTTQTIQAAASLDRPLSALELRGLNQLVTRLASQTGESPTKVWSTLMSMQNLSPGDAIPLKHLPLLTQFLQAKIELQQTSLLLRATSPTTLATPSNAGPPGGSPPPSPTSAANMANPPNAAALHLSSATASLPPLTTQNALLSPTLAPLQALLPQPLTAQEQQLLIDYAQNRFPLNTHTPLTPMQVSDLLAFLFTQRIQRTQEADWNAVSPSLHPLFNPLIASLPLNWQPLFHKPMFLVIVSACVAVFLLWILL, from the coding sequence ATGCAACCTGTCAGTGGCCCCGGCGCCCCGGCGCCCGGAGAACGTGGCGCGACAACGGCAACCACATCGTCAACCTTGAACACTGCGGGTTCGGCCAAAAGCGATCGACCGTTATCGCTGGCGCAGCGTACTACGCTGGAAAATCTGGTACTTAAAATTGCCACGCTGACGACCTCAAAAGCGGCAGAGGTCTGGACGACGGTGAAACACGGGCTTGGGCTAGCAGACAACAACGAACTGCTCGCTCGCCACTATCGGCCTGCCGAACAGATACTCCAGGCGCGCCTTACGCAGGCACAGAGTAATGACGGGCGCCAGTTGGTACTGCAACGTCTAACGGAGATGCTGACTCAGGGCAACAACCGCCAGGCGGTAAGTCATTTCATCCAACAACAATTCGGCAGCACGACCTTAAGTTCTCTCAATAAAACGCAGCTACAGCAGGTGGTGACGCTGCTGCAAAACGGACAGATTTCACAGTCGACAGTACCCGCTACCACGACCACAACGCAGACCATTCAGGCTGCTGCCTCACTCGATCGCCCTCTTTCTGCGTTAGAATTACGCGGTTTGAATCAGCTCGTCACTCGCCTGGCGTCTCAGACTGGCGAATCACCGACAAAAGTGTGGAGCACGCTGATGTCGATGCAAAATCTTAGCCCTGGCGACGCCATCCCGTTAAAACATCTGCCTTTGCTGACACAGTTCCTACAGGCGAAAATTGAGCTTCAACAAACATCGCTATTGTTGCGCGCCACCTCGCCGACGACATTAGCGACACCGTCTAATGCAGGGCCACCGGGGGGATCGCCACCGCCCTCACCAACCAGCGCAGCTAATATGGCAAACCCGCCAAATGCGGCAGCGCTGCATTTGTCTTCAGCGACGGCATCATTACCGCCTCTAACGACGCAAAATGCTCTGCTTTCCCCCACCCTCGCGCCGTTACAAGCGCTGTTACCCCAACCGCTAACGGCGCAAGAACAGCAGCTTTTGATCGATTACGCGCAGAATCGCTTTCCCCTCAACACGCATACGCCACTAACGCCGATGCAGGTTAGCGATCTATTAGCATTCCTGTTTACCCAGCGTATCCAACGAACGCAGGAAGCGGACTGGAATGCAGTCTCACCGTCGTTACATCCGCTGTTTAATCCCTTAATCGCATCGCTGCCGCTCAATTGGCAACCCCTGTTCCATAAACCCATGTTCCTGGTGATTGTTAGCGCCTGCGTAGCGGTATTTTTACTCTGGATTCTACTCTAG
- a CDS encoding elongation factor P hydroxylase yields the protein MAITHHYQQLIDIFNACFSDEFNTRLVKGDDEPIYLPADEQVPYHRIVFAHGFYASALHEISHWCIAGEQRRLQVDFGYWYCPDGRDAATQSQFEAVEIKPQAFDWLFCVAAGFPFNVSCDNLNGDAEPDRIAFQRRVHAQVMEYLEVGIPARPARFIHALQSFYTTPPLTAERFPYPADL from the coding sequence ATGGCGATAACGCACCATTATCAACAACTCATTGACATTTTTAATGCGTGTTTTAGTGATGAATTCAATACCCGGTTGGTCAAGGGCGACGATGAACCGATCTATCTGCCGGCGGATGAGCAAGTCCCCTATCACCGGATCGTTTTTGCCCACGGTTTTTATGCCAGCGCGCTACACGAGATTTCTCACTGGTGCATTGCCGGTGAGCAGCGGCGCTTGCAGGTTGATTTCGGTTACTGGTATTGCCCTGATGGCCGCGATGCGGCGACGCAAAGCCAGTTTGAGGCGGTAGAAATCAAACCGCAGGCCTTTGACTGGCTGTTCTGTGTCGCTGCCGGTTTCCCGTTTAATGTCAGTTGCGACAACCTAAACGGCGACGCTGAACCGGATCGTATTGCATTCCAAAGACGCGTGCATGCGCAGGTGATGGAGTATCTGGAAGTCGGTATCCCCGCACGCCCGGCTCGCTTTATTCACGCGCTACAATCGTTTTACACTACGCCACCGCTGACGGCGGAACGCTTCCCCTATCCAGCCGATCTGTAA
- a CDS encoding DMT family transporter, which produces MNALFPAIAVLIWSINVIVNKLATGVIDPAAISFYRWLLAFLVMTPFMLPGLRRQAAIIRQHAWKLLVLGALGMVLYQSLAYYAAHSISAVMMGIMGSLVPLLTVLLSIPLLRVAPTLGIVLGSLLSLAGIVWLISAGHPEHILAQGIGPGELMMFCAALSYAIYGVLTKRWSIPLPNWVSLYVQIAFGVVLLIPNFLLTSNVELNAQNLPLVIFAGIMASIIAPYLWIQGVMRLGASRAAIFMNLTPIFTAIIAIGLLHEPLHRYHLVGGGITLLGVVLAQRLRIPLGRTA; this is translated from the coding sequence TTGAATGCTCTCTTTCCCGCCATTGCTGTCCTGATCTGGTCAATTAATGTCATCGTCAATAAGCTCGCTACCGGCGTAATCGATCCCGCCGCGATTTCCTTTTACCGTTGGCTACTGGCATTTCTGGTTATGACGCCGTTCATGCTGCCAGGTCTGCGACGGCAGGCGGCTATCATTCGTCAACATGCCTGGAAACTGCTGGTCTTGGGAGCGCTCGGCATGGTGCTGTATCAAAGTCTGGCCTACTATGCGGCGCACTCGATCAGCGCCGTGATGATGGGGATTATGGGATCGCTGGTGCCGTTACTGACCGTCCTGCTCAGTATCCCGTTGCTGCGCGTAGCACCCACATTGGGTATTGTGCTCGGTAGTCTTCTGTCGCTGGCGGGCATTGTGTGGCTGATTAGCGCAGGCCATCCCGAACATATTCTGGCGCAGGGGATCGGCCCCGGTGAATTGATGATGTTTTGCGCCGCGTTGTCTTATGCCATATATGGCGTACTCACTAAACGCTGGAGCATCCCATTGCCCAATTGGGTATCGCTTTATGTACAAATTGCCTTCGGCGTGGTGCTACTCATCCCCAATTTTTTGCTGACGAGCAATGTCGAGCTCAATGCGCAAAATCTACCGTTAGTGATTTTCGCTGGCATCATGGCCTCTATCATTGCGCCTTATCTATGGATTCAGGGGGTAATGCGCCTGGGCGCTAGCCGGGCAGCCATTTTTATGAACCTGACGCCGATATTTACGGCGATAATCGCGATAGGACTATTGCACGAGCCGCTGCACCGTTATCATCTGGTTGGTGGGGGCATTACGCTACTCGGCGTGGTTCTCGCCCAACGGTTGCGCATTCCACTCGGGCGAACCGCTTAA
- the mnmC gene encoding bifunctional tRNA (5-methylaminomethyl-2-thiouridine)(34)-methyltransferase MnmD/FAD-dependent 5-carboxymethylaminomethyl-2-thiouridine(34) oxidoreductase MnmC — protein MNNRPIQQASLRWNAQGTPVSQQFDDVYFSNQDGLAETRYVFLQGNQLPERFVTHPRTTCVVAETGFGTGLNFLTLWQAFADFRQQRPQAVLRHLHFISFEKFPLHQHDLAAAHARWPKLAQLADELRGQWPLSLPGCHRLVLAQGTITLDLWFGDVNTLLPELDDTMNHQVDAWFLDGFAPAKNPDMWTENLFQAMARLCRKEGTFATFTAAGFVRRGLQQAGFQVSKVKGFGQKREMLSGILPDMRPITSQTPWYARPAASTTEDIAIIGGGIASVLTALALQRRGARVTLYCAEAQAATGASGNRQGALYPLLNNRHDAVSRFFSLAFDFAHRSYTALAQQGLVFEHQWCGVSQLAWDDKSARKIEQILQGAWPEALVASADAQQLKHLCGLNTDVNGITYPDGGWLCPAELTAAALKLAQQNGLSVKMNTTVSTLKKMQDGWALVLGSGQQVNHAVVVLANGFKITDWPQTRHLPAYPVRGQVSHVPTTPVLGQLKQVLCYDGYLTPVSPRHQTHCIGASYVRGETRCDYREEEQQENRQRLLNCLPHAEWAKTIDVSGAQARQGVRCALRDHLPLLGAVPDYQQTLVEYEERLHPQHRADTVPNAPYWQDLFIIGALGSRGLCSAPLAAEILASQIYGEPLPLDRDTLAALNPNRFWVRKLLKGKPVTPD, from the coding sequence GTGAACAACCGTCCCATCCAACAGGCGTCATTACGTTGGAACGCGCAGGGTACACCTGTATCGCAACAGTTTGATGACGTCTATTTTTCGAATCAGGATGGGTTAGCGGAAACCCGTTATGTGTTTTTACAGGGCAATCAGCTTCCCGAACGTTTTGTTACGCATCCCCGAACGACTTGCGTGGTCGCTGAAACTGGCTTTGGTACCGGGTTGAATTTCCTCACGCTGTGGCAAGCCTTTGCCGACTTTCGCCAACAGCGGCCGCAGGCAGTGCTGCGCCATCTGCATTTCATCAGCTTCGAAAAATTCCCGTTGCATCAACACGATCTGGCTGCCGCACACGCCCGCTGGCCGAAACTGGCTCAGTTGGCGGATGAACTGCGTGGTCAATGGCCGCTGTCGCTGCCTGGCTGCCATCGTTTGGTTCTGGCGCAAGGCACTATCACGCTCGATCTGTGGTTTGGTGACGTCAATACATTGCTACCTGAGTTGGATGACACCATGAATCATCAGGTCGATGCCTGGTTTCTGGACGGCTTTGCCCCCGCGAAAAATCCGGATATGTGGACGGAAAATCTGTTTCAGGCAATGGCGCGGCTGTGTCGAAAAGAGGGCACATTTGCCACTTTTACCGCCGCGGGCTTTGTGCGCCGCGGTCTGCAACAGGCGGGATTTCAGGTCAGTAAAGTCAAAGGGTTCGGGCAGAAACGCGAGATGTTGAGCGGCATCCTTCCCGACATGCGGCCCATCACCTCGCAGACACCATGGTATGCGCGCCCGGCGGCCAGCACGACCGAAGATATTGCGATTATCGGCGGCGGTATCGCCAGCGTGCTCACCGCGCTGGCGCTGCAACGGCGTGGGGCAAGGGTTACGCTCTACTGTGCGGAAGCACAGGCCGCCACGGGAGCCTCTGGTAATCGTCAGGGCGCGCTGTATCCTCTGCTGAATAACCGGCACGATGCAGTATCCCGCTTTTTCTCCCTTGCTTTTGATTTTGCCCATCGCAGTTACACGGCGCTGGCACAACAAGGTTTAGTATTTGAGCACCAGTGGTGTGGTGTTAGCCAACTCGCCTGGGATGATAAAAGCGCGCGTAAGATCGAACAGATTCTGCAAGGCGCATGGCCGGAAGCGCTGGTCGCGAGCGCGGATGCCCAGCAGTTAAAACATCTATGCGGCCTGAATACCGATGTAAACGGCATCACTTACCCCGATGGCGGCTGGCTGTGTCCGGCAGAGCTAACAGCCGCTGCGTTAAAGCTAGCGCAGCAGAACGGTCTGTCGGTAAAGATGAATACCACTGTCTCCACACTGAAAAAAATGCAAGACGGCTGGGCGCTCGTCCTCGGTTCCGGACAGCAGGTGAATCATGCGGTCGTGGTGTTGGCAAATGGTTTTAAGATTACCGATTGGCCGCAAACCCGGCATTTACCCGCCTACCCGGTGCGCGGGCAAGTCAGCCACGTTCCAACCACCCCGGTATTAGGGCAGCTCAAGCAGGTGCTGTGCTACGACGGTTATTTGACGCCAGTCAGCCCACGCCACCAGACGCACTGTATCGGGGCAAGCTATGTCCGGGGAGAAACCCGCTGTGATTACCGGGAGGAAGAGCAGCAGGAGAACCGTCAACGGCTGCTGAATTGCTTACCCCATGCAGAGTGGGCCAAAACGATCGATGTCAGTGGCGCGCAAGCACGGCAGGGCGTTCGCTGCGCGCTGCGCGATCATCTGCCGCTCTTGGGAGCCGTTCCAGACTATCAACAAACGTTGGTGGAATATGAAGAACGCTTGCATCCCCAACACCGCGCCGACACGGTACCCAATGCGCCCTATTGGCAAGATCTGTTTATTATTGGCGCGTTAGGCTCACGCGGACTCTGCTCCGCGCCACTTGCGGCCGAAATTCTGGCTTCGCAGATATATGGTGAACCCCTGCCACTCGATCGCGATACGCTCGCGGCGCTGAATCCGAATCGTTTTTGGGTTAGAAAACTGCTGAAAGGTAAACCCGTTACACCAGATTAA